One window of the Gymnogyps californianus isolate 813 chromosome 13, ASM1813914v2, whole genome shotgun sequence genome contains the following:
- the SELENOK gene encoding selenoprotein K isoform X1: MVYISNGQVLDNQSRAPWRLSSITDFFWSIADFVVLFFQSIIQPDLRRRGYTSSSYSGYNDGRGPPAHPRRRMGRINHWGGGPSPPPMAGGGUGR, translated from the exons ATGGTGTACATCTCCAACG GACAAGTTTTGGATAACCAGAGTCGGGCTCCTTGGCGTTTGTCATCTATAACAGATTTCTTCTGGTCGATAGCAGATTTTGTGGTTCTGTT tttccagagCATTATCCAACCAGATTTGAGAAGAAGAGGCTACACATCTTCCTCCTATTCAGGATACAATGACGGAAGAGg gcCTCCAGCACATCCTCGCCGTAGGATGGGTCGAATAAATCACTGGGGTGGAGGCCCCAGTCCACCACCAATGGCTGGAGGTGGATGAGGAAGGTAA
- the ACTR8 gene encoding actin-related protein 8, whose translation MTQAEKGEAENGKDKERDREREQRGVKRPIVPAAVPESLQEQIQSNFIVVIHPGSTTLRLGRATDTLPVGIPHVIARRHKQQGQAAYRDSWLLRDGLNKPESTEQRQNGLKMVDQAIWSKKMSNGARRIPVSPDQARSYNRQMRPAILDHSSGAKWTNTSNHPEFLVGEEALYVNPLDSYNIHWPIRRGQLNLHTGPGGSLTAVLADLEVIWSHAIQKYLEIPLKDLKYYRCILLIPDIYNKQHVKELVNMILMKMGFSGIVVHQESVCATFGSGLSSACIVDVGDQKTSVCCVEDGVSHRNTRLCLAYGGSDVSRCFYWLMQRAGFPYRDCQLTNKLDCLLLQHLKETFCHLDQDISGLQDHEFQIRHPDSPALLYQFRLGDEKLQAPMALFYPATFGIVGQKMTTLQHRSQGDPEDPHDEHYLLATQSKQEQSAKATADRKSMSKPGAFEGDLRGQASDISERIYPQEVELGSSQSDCMISGNDSEEPLTAHMSRKTAISQFEGKALGLDKAILHSIDCCASDDTKKKMYSSILVVGGGLMFHKAQEFLQHRILNKMPPSFRRVVENVEVITRPKDMDPRLIAWKGGAVLACLDTTQELWIYQREWQRFGVRMLRERAAFVW comes from the exons ATGACCCAGGCGGAGAAAGGCGAGGCGGAGAACGGCAAGGACAAGGAGCGCGACCGGGAGCGGGAGCAGCGCGGTGTCAAGCGGCCCATCGTCCCCGCCGCCGTGCCCGAGTCCCTGCAGGAG CAAATACAGAGCAACTTCATCGTGGTGATACACCCTGGCTCGACGACTCTGCGGCTCGGGAGGGCCACGGACACGCTGCCCGTGGGCATTCCCCATGTCATCGCGCGGCGGCACAAGCAGCAAGGACAGGCGGCCTACAGAGACAGCTGGCTCCTGAGGGACGGGCTCAAT aAACCTGAAAGTACCGAGCAGAGACAAAATGGCCTTAAAATGGTGGACCAAGCAATATGGTCCAAAAAGATGTCAAATGGTGCAAGGCGTATACCAGTGTCACCTGATCAG GCCAGGTCATACAACAGACAGATGCGGCCAGCTATTTTAGATCACAGCTCTGGGGCCAAGTGGACAAACACATCAAATCATCCTGAATTTTTGGTAGGAGAAGAG GCACTGTATGTTAATCCACTAGATTCTTATAATATCCATTGGCCTATTAGAAGAGGGCAGCTGAATCTCCACACGGGACCTGGTGGCTCCCTCACTGCAGTATTAGCAGACCTTGAAGTTATATGGTCACATGCAATacaaaaatatctggaaatACCATTGAAAGACTTAAAG TACTACAGATGCATTTTACTAATTCCAGACATCTATAATAAACAACATGTGAAAGAACTGGTAAATATGATCCTAATGAAGATGGGCTTCTCAG GAATTGTTGTACACCAGGAGTCTGTCTGTGCTACTTTTGGAAGTGGTTTAAGCAGCGCATGTATAGTAGATGTGGGAGATCAGAAGACAAGCGTTTGCTGTGTAGAAGATGGTGTTTCCCATCGCAACACCAG GCTGTGCCTTGCATATGGAGGATCTGACGTGTCAAGGTGTTTTTACTGGCTCATGCAACGAGCAGGATTCCCATATAGAGACTGTCAGTTAACTAATAAGTTGGATTGCCTGCTGCTTCAGCACTTAAAGGAGACATTTTGTCATCTAGACCAG GATATTTCTGGATTGCAAGACCACGAGTTCCAGATTCGTCATCCGGATTCTCCAGCTTTATTATACCAGTTCCGATTAGGAGATGAAAAATtacag GCTCCAATGGCTCTGTTTTATCCAGCTACTTTTGGAATTGTTGGACAAAAAATGACAACCTTGCAACACAGGTCACAAGGTGACCCTGAGGATCCTCATGATGAACATTATCTGCTAGCCACACAAAGTAAGCAGGAGCAG tCTGCAAAAGCTACAGCTGATAGAAAATCTATGTCGAAGCCTGGTGCGTTTGAGGGAGACTTGAGAGGCCAAGCCTCAGACATTTCAGAGAGGATCTACCCACAAGAAGTGGAACTGGGATCTTCCCAGAGTGATTGTATGATATCTGGAAATGATTCAGAGGAACCTTTAACTGCACACATGTCCAGGAAAACAGCTATTTCTCAGTTTGAAGGCAAAGCCTTAGGCCTTGACAAAGCCATTCTTCATAGTATTGACTGCTGCG CATCTGATGATACAAAGAAGAAGATGTACAGCTCCATCTTAGTAGTGGGAGGAGGCCTTATGTTTCATAAAGCTCAAGAGTTTCTTCAACACCGAATTCTCAACAAAATGCCACCTTCTTTTAGAAGAGTCGTTGAAAATGTTGAAGTCATCACAAGACCTAAG gaTATGGATCCCCGCTTAATTGCATGGAAAGGAGGTGCAGTTTTAGCGTGTCTTGATACAACTCAGGAGCTATGGATATATCAGCGAGAATGGCAGCGTTTTGGTGTCAGAATGCTACGAGAGCGAGCTGCATTTGTATGGTAA
- the SELENOK gene encoding selenoprotein K isoform X2, with translation MVYISNGQVLDNQSRAPWRLSSITDFFWSIADFVVLFFQSIIQPDLRRRGYTSSSYSGYNDGRGPPAHPRRRMGRINHWGGGPSPPPMAGGG, from the exons ATGGTGTACATCTCCAACG GACAAGTTTTGGATAACCAGAGTCGGGCTCCTTGGCGTTTGTCATCTATAACAGATTTCTTCTGGTCGATAGCAGATTTTGTGGTTCTGTT tttccagagCATTATCCAACCAGATTTGAGAAGAAGAGGCTACACATCTTCCTCCTATTCAGGATACAATGACGGAAGAGg gcCTCCAGCACATCCTCGCCGTAGGATGGGTCGAATAAATCACTGGGGTGGAGGCCCCAGTCCACCACCAATGGCTGGAGGTGGATGA